The Crocosphaera sp. UHCC 0190 genome has a window encoding:
- a CDS encoding DUF2499 domain-containing protein, whose protein sequence is MNALSIPTWMVHVSSVIEWTMAIWFVWTFAEVSDKFYWRSLSWGMLPALISAMCACTWHFFDNAQSLTWLVTVQAAMTVIGNCTLCLAAWWIFRSSRQNVS, encoded by the coding sequence ATGAATGCACTTTCAATTCCAACCTGGATGGTTCATGTTTCTAGTGTCATTGAATGGACAATGGCCATTTGGTTTGTCTGGACTTTTGCTGAAGTTAGTGATAAGTTTTATTGGCGATCACTTTCTTGGGGAATGTTACCTGCTTTAATTAGTGCTATGTGTGCTTGTACTTGGCATTTTTTTGATAATGCTCAATCTTTGACTTGGTTGGTAACAGTTCAAGCGGCAATGACAGTGATAGGAAATTGTACCCTTTGTTTAGCTGCTTGGTGGATTTTTAGGTCTTCTCGTCAAAATGTTTCTTGA